The genomic region GTGTCGCGGCCTCAAGGGAGGCCTGTGCCACCGCACTCCAAGACGCATAGCGACCTGGTTCCTTGAGTGGCTGTGTTTCATGTCAGCCCCCTGCTTAAGCTCTTCCCTACTTTATGTTAGAATCAGAGGTGCAACGAGGGCTCGGGAGGATGTTCAGCGATGGGTGCTGAAGGGAGGCTGTTGGTGGACGGTGATGATTGAAACTTTTATCTGTTTTATCTGATGAGAAGCGAGAAGGAGATTGTGGAAGAGTGTGTGGCGACGTATGAGGCGCGGAAGAGTGCCCGGGCGCCATGGGATGCACAGTGGCAGGTCATTGCGGACTATTTCTGTCCGAGGAAGGCGAGCATCACGAACAGCAGTCACCTGCCGGATGGGCAGAAGGAGGCGCAGATCTATGATGGGAGCGGGTACTATGCGCTGGATGTGGCGGTGAGGGGTCAGACGTCCGACATCATCCCGCATGACCAGGTGTGGTTCTCCTTTGACCCGCCGCCGGGGATGGCGGGTGAGTTCCGGGTGCAGCAGTGGTGTCAGCAGGCAACGAGGCTGGTGAGACTCTACCTGAGCGCCTCGAAATTTTATCCACAGTCCTATGAGTTTGTGAGTGACCGGACGTGCTTTGGCACGGCGTGCCTGTACTCTGAGGAGAGTGATCTGGATCCGAATGTGCCGGTGGTGTTCCGGCATCATCGCATCGGCTCATACACGATGGCGGAGAATGCGGATGGGGTGGTGGATTCGCTGGATTTTGAGAGGCGCTTCACGGCGCGGCAGCTGGTGGAGAAGTTTGGCCGGGAGGTGGCGAGTGCGAAGGTGCGGGAGTGCTTTGATGCGGGGCGCGGGAAGCAGGATACGCAATTCACGGTGCTGCACTGTGTGTATCCACGCGCGGAGGCGGAGCGCATCCTGGGCAAGATGGATGGTCGGAACAAGCCGTATGCCTCGGTGTGGCTGGAACGGGATGCGAAGCAACCCTTGCGTGTCTCTGGCTATGATGAGATGCCTTTCAGTGTGTCGCGATGGAGCACGTGGGAGGGGAATGAGGAGACGGCGCCGTATGGATATTCGCCGGCCTTTATGGCGCTGCCGGATATGCGTCAGCTGAATCTGCTGCAGAAGTGCCTGGATGTGCTGGCGGAGAAGAAGGCTAATCCCCCCTTGCTGATTCCGACGGGGTTCAAGGGAGATATTGACTATCGCGCGGGTGGGATCACGTGGTTCGACCCGGCGACGGGGGATGCGGCGAGGCCGCAGGCGTGGGGGATGGAGGGTGACTATGGCCTGGGGGTGCAGCGCGCGGACCAGAAGCGGAGCCAGATTGAGGCCTTCTTCCAAGTGAACATGTGGCTGGCGATCTCGCGCATGGAGAGGGCGAACATCACGGCGGAGGAGGTGCGGGCGCGTGTGGGTGAGCAGGCGAGGCAGTTCTCCGCGACGTATACGCTGCTGGTGACGGAGTGGCTGACGGCGCAGTTGATGCGCTTCTTCCGCATTCTGCTGCGGCGCGGGATTCTGCCGCCGCCGCCGCAGGAGATGGTGAGTGATGATGGGCGGGGGAATCTTTTCATCCCGGAGCCGCAGGTGCTCTTCTCTTCAAGAATCGCGCTGGCGCTGAAGGAGGCGGATAATACGGCGGTGGGGAGTGTGCTGAATCTGGCGGGGGCGATTGCGCAGATGGCGCCGGATGTGATGGATAACTTCAACCTGGATGAGATGATTCGCGGGAGTGCGCGGAATCGTGGATTGCCGCCGGAGTATCATCGGGACCCGGATGAGGTGGCGGCGATGCGTGCGGCGCGGGCGCAGGCGCAACAGCAGATGCAGCAGGCGGAGATGATGGAGCAGATGAGCCGGGCGGCGGCGAATGCGGGGAAGATTCCGAAGGATTCGCCGATGATGGGGCTGATGTGAATTTGAGATTTGAGATTTGAGATTTGAGATCTCAGATTTCGGAGGGCGGTGGGGTTGGTTCTGGAGTGGGTGGGTGTGGTTGGGTGCAGTGGGTTCAACGCGGAGACACAGAGACGCAGAGGAACTTCGGAGACTGAACCGGAGGCTGAGGTTGATAGTTGATAGCCTGAGAGGGCTTGATGAGGGAGACTCTATCTTTTGATGTTTTATGATGGATAATGGTATACCGGTTTTGGGGCAGGCGGAGTTGGCGGCAGAGGGGTTGAGAAGGAGGCAGGAGGAGGAAAGGGAGTTGGGGAAGATGTATGCGAGGGTGTTTGGGACGAAGGAGGGGCAGGCGGTGCTGAGGGACCTTTGTGAACATTTTCCTCATACCCGGCCGAGGTTTGATGCGGTGGCGACGAAGGGGAATGCGGTGGCGGCGCTGATTGGGGGGATTCACTTCGATGGGTCGGCAGCGGTGGTGAGGTATGTGATGGAGAGGATGGAGTCGGCGAAGGGGAAGATGGAGGAGGCGCCGGTGGTGGTGGGGGCATAAGCGGTGCGGCGGTGATCGAAGGGGAATGCAAAATGAGAAGTGAAAAATGAAAAACGCAAAGTGGGCCGGGGTTGATGCGGTGAGCGGTGAGACGGTGGTAGAGGCGACGACTAGCGGAGAGGATGTAATTTTTTTGATATGACGAAGGCTAAGATAATCACCAAGGGGAAGAAGAGGAAGGGTGTGGGCGGCGTGGCGAAGAGACCGGTAGATGGGCGTGCGGTGCAGGTGAGTCCAGAAGCTGTGGATGAGGTGGGTGTACTCCCCTGCCCTGTGCCGACGGACCCGGCGATGGGGGACAAGACGCCGGAGGTGATGGCATGGTATCGAGAGCATCGGCCGGAGGAGTTTAGGAGGAGATATGGGAATCGGGTTTGTCCGGAGGTGGATGATGTGGTGCGGTGTGGTGTGATGGGTGATGATGATGCGATGGGGCCGGTGTCGGATTTTGAGGATGATGAGGTGGTGGTGGTGAAGCCGAGGGTGATTATGGGGTGAAGGAGGGAGGGATAGAGGGGCAGCGGGTGCTGAGGTGCTGAGGTGCTGAGGTGCTGAGGTGCTGAGGTGCTGAGGTGCTGAGGTGCTGAGGTGCTGAGGTGCTGAGGTGCTGAGGTGCTGAGGGGTTGTGGGGTTGTGGGCGGAGAGGATGGGTGTGGTTGTGTGCATTGGATTCAACGCAGAGACACAGAGACGCAGAGGAACTTCGGAGACTGAGGATGAGGCGTTGGGAAGGTAGAGAGTATTGGGGTGCTTGGCGCTTTCCGCATGCCGGTTCCACGCCGCCTCCGCCCATCTGATTTGGAAGCCGGCGCAGCGGCTCCCCACCGGTTCATTGGTGTGCCGAGCGGTAGACCAGAGGGACGCCAGGCTGCCGCCGTATTGCGCGAGTTGATTCGCCAGGTCCATGGCTCCCTCCGCGCGTTCATCCATGAGCGGCAGGTGCTCGTCCTCCCAGGGGGTGCGAGCCTGATTTGCAGGATGTGACATGGTGTGAACAGCTCTCGGGGTGAGTGGTGAGAGGGTTTCAGAGGAGTGGGGTGATGGTGCGCGGTGGGGAACGGGGCGTCCCCCGTCCTTTGGCCTGTGGCGGTGCCTTGGGATGGGGATGTGTGGTGGGAGATGGTGAGTCTTGAGGCTGGCGGGAGGAATTCAGTTCAAGGTGGGCTTTGCGAATGCGAGGGACATTCTATTTTTTGATCACAAACCAAATAACCAACGAGTGATATTGATATGAGTGAAGATGCGACTGGCAGTGGGCAACAACAGCAGGATGGTTCGTTTGTGAACCATGGAAGTGGTGCGGGATGGAATGGTGGTGGTGGTGGCACTGCTGGAGTTTCGGGAGAGTGGGTGGTGGATGGGAAGTTTGCGCAGGGGCTTTCTGCCAAGTTGTCTGATGATTTGAAGCCTTATGCGGGATCCATCCGGAAGTTTGAGGGGACGCCGATTCAGGATGTGCTGCGATCGTATGGTGAGCTGGAGAAGAAGCTGGGGCAGCGGATGCAACCGCCGGGGCCGGAGGCGAGGCCGGAGGAGGTGGCGGCGTGGAGGAAGAATCTTGGGGTGCCGGAGAAGCCGGATGGCTATGGGATTGCGAGGCCGGAGGATGTGCCGGTGGAGCTCTGGAATGAGGAGATGGTGCGGGGCTTTACGGCGGTGGCGCACAAACATCACATCCCGGCAGCGGCGGCGCAGGAGCTGGTGCAGTGGTGGAACGGGCAGCAGATGTCAGCGGTGTCGCGCTATCACACCGAGGCTGTGAATCATCGTGAGGCGCTGGTGCAGGGGCTGCAGAGTGAGTGGGGAGAACGGTATGAGACGAATCTGCAGGGAGCGCAGCGGGTGGCGGCGATGGCGAGACTGGATGTGAATGACCCGGCGATTGGCGATAATCCGACGGTGATCCGTGCGCTGCATGCGATGGCGTCGCTGGTAAGCGAGGATCGCCAGGAGACGGGCGGGAGTGGTGCGCTGAGGCTCACGCGGCAGCAGCAGGCGGATGATATCCAGACGAACAAGTCCAATCCGCTGTATGGGGACTATCACGGGGCGAATGGATCGGAGAGGCAGGCGATGGTGGCGGAGCAGATAAGGAGGCTGCGGATGGGGTAGTTTCGGTGCGACGGTGCGACGGTGCGACGGTGAGCGTTGAGCGGCTTATGAAAGGGGACCGCTAATGGACGCCAACGGGCGCTGGGGGGAAGGGTCAGGGGTGGTTTGAGATGTTGGGAGGTGGCTTGAGGTCAACCACTCATGGAAGCTGATGGATATCCATGCCGTGAGTGCCGGATGTGGCGCAGGAAACCGTTGGAAGAGGTTGCTCCCCGGGGATGGGGGAACGGCTTGCCGTGCATCAGTTTCACACCACCTTCGCCTGCCTGCTCAGGAAACCGGCGCAGCGGTTCT from Roseimicrobium gellanilyticum harbors:
- a CDS encoding portal protein; translation: MRSEKEIVEECVATYEARKSARAPWDAQWQVIADYFCPRKASITNSSHLPDGQKEAQIYDGSGYYALDVAVRGQTSDIIPHDQVWFSFDPPPGMAGEFRVQQWCQQATRLVRLYLSASKFYPQSYEFVSDRTCFGTACLYSEESDLDPNVPVVFRHHRIGSYTMAENADGVVDSLDFERRFTARQLVEKFGREVASAKVRECFDAGRGKQDTQFTVLHCVYPRAEAERILGKMDGRNKPYASVWLERDAKQPLRVSGYDEMPFSVSRWSTWEGNEETAPYGYSPAFMALPDMRQLNLLQKCLDVLAEKKANPPLLIPTGFKGDIDYRAGGITWFDPATGDAARPQAWGMEGDYGLGVQRADQKRSQIEAFFQVNMWLAISRMERANITAEEVRARVGEQARQFSATYTLLVTEWLTAQLMRFFRILLRRGILPPPPQEMVSDDGRGNLFIPEPQVLFSSRIALALKEADNTAVGSVLNLAGAIAQMAPDVMDNFNLDEMIRGSARNRGLPPEYHRDPDEVAAMRAARAQAQQQMQQAEMMEQMSRAAANAGKIPKDSPMMGLM